CCCAGTGTTGGGGCTAAagttgtgtgctaccatgcccacccTGGAGCCCATGAGTTTAAACCACATCCCCCAGTCCACTCTGGCTGCTGGAGGTTCTCAGTGCTTgctctcatatgtgtgtgggcacacacagaCTCCCCTGGGGAAGAAGTGTGGCTCACCTGACCCATCTCAGAAGGCCAATAGCATCTGTGAAGCTGCCTCTGGACAGCTGTTGTCTCATCCCTGTCCTGGGGTTAGAGAGAGGCCATGTGGCCAGAATGTGCTCTTTGTATCACCCAGAGTTGCTTTCTCACTATTTCTCTTCCTGCCTAGGTTACCGCCCTTGTTTCCATGTGTGGCCTTTGCTCACTCAGAGCTACCGCTTGTGTCACACATACAAGAGTGGAAAAGAAAGTCCACCAACATAGCTCTTATATTCTGCTCCCTCCAACTGGCCACCTGTGTTCCACAAAGCTCACAGTCATGTAAAATGTTTGTGAATAGGTTTATGTGGATGAGTCTTCACTTTAGGATAAAACCCTCCCatgaatcagaaagagagagcaagaatgtgtgtgtgtgtactgaaaAGAATGggaatagtctttttttttttttttttttaatgtagggcctcattccagcccagtccaacctggaactcactctgtagctccaggctagctttgaacttatggtgattctcttaccttttCCTGGgactgtgctgggactaaaggtgtgtacccccCCCAGCAGGAATAGTTCTCTTTAGAAACTATTAAATATACCCACAAAAGTCTTTCTAGCTTAGGGGTTTCTGGAAAGCTTTATATCATGTGCCAGGAGAGGATTTGACTTTCTATATATAGTCTCACTTAGTTATTAGTTGGTATTTCAGACTGATACTGCAACCTTGAACTCCTCTGATGGGCAGAGGACAAAAAAGACAATGGTGGCcaagcgtgatggcacacgcctttaatcccagcacttgggaggcagaggtaggaggatcactgtgagttcaaggctaatctgagactacagcgtgaattccaggtcagcctgggtagagtgagactctacctcacaaaaacaagaaacaaaaagacaatGACACTTCAGCTTTAATCTACCAGCATCATGGGTGCATGCTTCCTGTTTTCAGTTCCCTCCTGTCCTTTAGAGCTTGGAACCTTGACTCCCTGACATTGATCTTGATGCTGGCTAGGAGTCTGGAGCTTCCTGCTGCCTTAGATGTCTATACTCTGAGGTTTTTCTGGCTCCCATGTCAATCTAGACTCTGCCACGGCTCTCCATCCCCATATCTACTCTGTCTTTTGCAAGCAGAGGACCAGGCCTGGCtagactgaatttaaaaaaattattttactttattatttatttatgagagagagagagagagagagagagagagagagagagagagagagaatgggcatgccagggccactgcaaatgaactccagacacctgcaccatcatgtgtatctagtttatgtgcgttctggggaattgaacctgcatccttagactttgcaggcaagtgccttaaacagctaagccatttctccagccctatactgaaTCTGTTAGTGATTCTGTAACCCTAGGCTATGAGCTGGTAGCAGGAGTTTGTTCATCTGTATCTGTAATCCTTGAGCTCTTTCAGATAGCAGGGCGGAGATGAACTCCTATAGTAAGGAGTAGAAGCTAGTTGCTCAAGGTTGGAAGAAGCAGGCAGTAGTAGTCCCCTGTGGAGGGGTGAGGCTAGCAACCACACGTGGGAGAGCCTCCAGGCCTCATCCAGTTCTGAAGCCTTTGCCTGGGTATAGTGGTGGTTGACGACCATTGAACACATTAAGATGCTTTGGTACAAGTGACAGAAACCAAGATTTGCTAACTTTGGCTAGCCTTAAGAAAAGGAGATACCACAGGCCTATCAATGGGTGACCAGATGAACAAACTgtgacatatatatgtgtaatatttTCGGCTTCCAAAAAATGACATTCACACATATGCTACCACATGAGCAAGCCTGTAAGACAgtgtgctaagtgaaataaggatATATACTATATTTACACAAAAGGATAAATACTATGTGGGCCCATTTATATGAAGAATCTAGAATAGTCAAATTCAtggtgagaaaaaaatagaatgataGTTACCATGAGCTGGTGAGGTGAGAAGGATGGGTTGATGTTTAATGGGTATAGAGTTTCACTTTGGGGAGGTGAGAAACTTCTGTGGTCAAGTAGAGGTGATGGCTGCACAGCAGTGTAAATATACTGAAGTGTACAtgtaaaatgattaaaatgggAAATCCATGCTGTGtccttaatacacacacacacacacacacacacacacacacacacacactccagaacCACCCTGCGCACCAACAAAAGTTATTCCAGAGGTATAAAACACCAACCAATAGcctacaatattttttttctttaaggagcTCATGGAACGGAAAGACTAGCTGATCCCCAATCCTGGAGCAGAGGAAGCAGAACAGCTCCACAGACTCGAGGGCAGGAGGCCCATAGACCCGTTGTGATGTTGCCAGACACTTGCCCATGCTTCTCAAGGCCAAATTGACATTCTGTCTGAGAGACAGTCTGACTGTCCATGTGGGTCAAGTGACTCCATGATTACAGGTGGATGAGCTTGGATTGGCTGGGAGGGTAGGCACATGGCTTATCCACGTGGCCACTGGGAGAATTTATGAGTCAGTTTCACAGAATCCAGTTTATGGGTCAGTTTTCAGAATGATCATATCATATTAGTCTCTCTTAATTATCTAACTTTAATGTCTCTGTTTTGCCCTCAATACAACCTTTAGGGAAGAAAGTTGAATTCTTTGGCTCAATAGCAGAGTGTGCTGTCTGCTGTTGAGCCAaatagagaagaggagagagaaggggaggccAGGATGTATGTCTGTCCTTGGTGCTAGGTAACTCGCCAGCCCTCAACCTCGACACAAGGTAATAGAGAGAACCCCCAGAAAAAACTGAGATGCAGTTCTCTCATGTTAGCAGAGAAAGGCCGAAAGTTAAGAATCCAGTTGGCAACTAAGCATGTTTACTGCAAACTTGAGTTTGGACCAAGAGTTCATCCCCAACATAATGGAATGTTCTTTCCCTGTTTTGCACGGCtcagtgtggaagccagagatctGTGTCTCTTCTTTTGAGTCCATTACATTCTAATCATGCCGTCCCCAAGCACTGAATCAAGCACTGAATCTGCTGGGGACAAGCAGGTTTTCCACAAAAGGGCCAAACATGATGATGTGAATATTCCCCCTTGGGCCTGCTCAAAGAGgcttatgtttttaaagaaaagagtaaCAACAGAAACTAAACCTAGGAAATGTATAAGACAGACAGGAAAGCTCCATGTTTTTATGGTGCTTTGAGTAGGTCCAGACAGTGCCAGAGATGGTCCACAGGCTGGGGTTGGGATATTTAGAACAGCTGGTGTGTTGATGCAAGACAGGAAATTGAAAGTCCAGCAGCCAGTGATGGGTGTGAAAGATGCCTCTCTCTGTATCGAGACTGTGTCTCAGCAGACATAGTGGTAtacgcctgtaatcacagcactcaggagcctgaggcagggggattactGCAAGCTCGAGGCCAGGCTAGGCCACCAGATGAGTTTAAGGCAAGCTTGGGCTACCTATATAATGAAACCctgtcaaaaagaaaaggaagaaaggaaagaaggaggctcAGTATGCCTCCCTTAACTTTGGTATTTTCACCTTGGGttgagaaaatattcaaaatacatgttttttttttttttccttttttaggtttctcaaggtagggtctcactctagcccaggctgacctggaattcactatgtagtctcagggtggcctcgaactctcagcgattctcttacctctgcctatcgcgtgctgggattaaaatactTCTGCTCTGCACTGGTGACTGTGATACTTCCTGCTCACATTCTCACAGCTTTACTGCGTCCTTCCCCAGACCTAGGCTGCCACTGAGGCCTGATCGTCATGGGGAGTTGAGGAGCTAGGGCAGGACAGTTTCTCTTCTGGTAATTTTGGTGTGGGCTAAGTTCTTGGGAGGCACCAATGGTATCTTCGCATCCTTGATGTACTCCTGCACCCAGCTGTGGTCAGGGTTGGTGCAGACTTCTCGGTTCCTTTTGGTGACAAAGCTGTGGAGGCAGAGTTAGCTTGTCATGGGCCGTAAAGTAGGGTGGGATACTCCCTGCAGATAACATAGCTCATGTTCTCTGACTTCCGGTATGGGTCTCCTCAGATCTCTCTGGCCCGTAAACCTGACCACCTCTTCTCTCAGGCCCTTAAATTCAGATTGGACCCTCAGGTttgggtttcatcatggcagcCATTGGGCTACACAACTGTAAGTGGCCAAATCAAGAATTTTGAGAGTCAAAGCCTAAACCCTCAGCCACTGCTCCACAGCTTCTAGCAGGGAGGCTGCTTTGTCCTGCGCCTCCCACCCCTGCTTTGGGTATCCCTCCCACGCCCATAGAAATCTGCAGGGAAGAGCTTACATGATCGCTGGCAGGTAGCAGTTGAGAGCCTTTCTGTATCCCACCACCAGTTTCCTTGGCAGTACTTTCTCATAATGCTTCATGCAGCAGCTGGGCAGAAGATTCACCGACTCAGGCATTCCTGAAGGAGTCAGACTGTGAGTTGAACCAGAGAAGCCAAGAGGGAGACCATGGGACTCACTCCCTCCTCCCATCAATTGCATTCCAATCTTCTAATGCAAAGCTGCTTGTTGGCAGGGGACTGACGATGGCATGATGGGTGATGGGGAAATGTGATGATGGCATGATAGGTGATAAAGACATGTAACGATGGCGTGAAGGGTAGTGGGGAAATGTGATATAACATGATGGGCAATGGGGAACATAAAAAAGATGACCCTCTCTGGGGACACACCCATGAAGTCTTTAGCCTCTGGTCTGAGGGTCAACAAGTTCAAACAGCTTGAATATTCACAGGAACCATGATATTTGTCAAGGAACCAGGAGGTGCTGGCTCACTCTTATTTTCTTGTGACATGATTAAGCAAACATGCATTGAGCTCATGTTACATGCCAGGTTCTGTAGGAGTGAAAACAGGAGGAAAACACAGCCATGACTTTGAATAGTTTTCAGATGGTCAGAGTAAAAAGAAAGTGACTCGTTAAACACTACACTAGACTGTGTGGCAAGAGGGAACAGATTTTGGCATAAGGCATTCTGGGACTGGAATAAAAGGCACCTCACACAGAATAACCACACAGATGGTTGAGGAAGATGTTCCAAAGCAGGTAGTAGGTTCCAGATGACGAGTGTGAACTAGAGGAAGGATTTGTAGGATCTGGAAGAAAGCAACGTGGGAAAAGCTAAAGACTGGAGAAGTTCAGTGTGTAAATGAGTATTGAGCAGTTCGAGGAGGATAGATTACAAGGTGACAAGGAAGCAATGGGCAGAGATAAAAGTGGAAAGCAGAAGGGAGGCCAGGTCACACACTTGCCCAGCTGTGGTGGAATCCGGACCCATCCGACGAGCGTGAGAGAGGCTGAGGTCCAGGAAGAAGGCGAGACGGTGGGGCCGTGAGTGTGGGCTTGGAGCAGGAGGAAA
This is a stretch of genomic DNA from Jaculus jaculus isolate mJacJac1 chromosome 9, mJacJac1.mat.Y.cur, whole genome shotgun sequence. It encodes these proteins:
- the Ccl16 gene encoding C-C motif chemokine 16, yielding MKTPVASFSALVIVLSTISASCSQQRMPESVNLLPSCCMKHYEKVLPRKLVVGYRKALNCYLPAIIFVTKRNREVCTNPDHSWVQEYIKDAKIPLVPPKNLAHTKITRRETVLP